The following nucleotide sequence is from Camelus ferus isolate YT-003-E chromosome 35, BCGSAC_Cfer_1.0, whole genome shotgun sequence.
aaagcaaaatttgaatttgccatgcACTGGCAATTATTTATATAGCATTCACATtatattaggtattgtaagtaatccaGAGGTGGTTTAAACTATGTgagtaggttatatgcaaatactgtgccattttatatatggGACTTGAGCATTTGTGGATCTTAATATCTgagaggggtcctggaaccaatcatCTGGTAGATACCAAAGGAtgactataattttaaattttctcataaccatgttaaacaaaatgaaaagaaacaggtaaaattgcTTTCAATAATACATTTAACCTAACCCAATAAATCCAAAATACTTCAACacgtaatatttttaaaaaattaagaaatattttacattatgttTTTGTGCTGATTCTTTGAAATTCAGTGTGTGCTACACTTagagcacatctcagttcagactagccacatttcaggtgctcagtagctACATGCAGCGAGGAGTGACTGTGTTGGACAgcataattttagaaaatctagGGGATGTGTGCCCAGGTCAATGAGAAAAGGAACTTCCTTTCTATccaatgtaaaatattaaattatggaCCTTAGAGGATGCCTACGTCCATGCTGGCCAAGTAAGCATTGACCTACATCATACATTATTAGTTTTGGGACTGCTTATATCCATGATCAAGATAAATACTCTTTTGTTTAACTTGATCACCGTTTGGTAAAATATTCATGAATTTCAGTACTTTTATCTTTCTCCGGGGTGACTCTCTTGCCTATGGTCAAATAGTATCCACATCTAAATTCTATACctattttaagtaatataaagaaaaatagttttatttttgatttgtacTTCATCTGCTAATAACCTGTGACTATGTATTCTggattttaataagaaaaatgataataCCGTACTCTATAAGATACTAAGTTACTTTTGGTATTTGAATCTGTCAtaatctgatttgcattttctttttatattttaaggataTGGAATATTATCTTGTAAAATGGAAAGGATGGCCAGATTCTACAAATACTTGGGAACCTTTGCAAAATCTCAAGTGCCCATTACTACTTCAGCAATTCTTTAATGACAAGCATAATTATTTATCTCAGGTACAGAAAGGCAAAGCAGTAACTCTAAAAGAAAATCACAGTTCTTTGCAACCTGCCATTGCTGAGTATATTGTAAGGAAGGCTAAACAAAGGATAGCTCTGCAGAGATGGCAGGACGAACtcaacagaagaaagaatcacaaaggaatgatttttgttgaaaatactgTGGACTTAGAGGGCCCACCTTTAGACTTCTACTACATTAATGAATACAGACCAGCTCCTGGAATCAGCTTAGTAAACGAAGCTACCTTTGGTTGTTCATGCACAGATTGCTTCTTTGAGAAGTGTTGTCCCGCTGAAGCTGGAGTTCTTTTGGCTTATAATAAAAACCAACAAATTAAAATCCCACCTGGTACCCCTATTTATGAATGCAACTCAAGGTGTCAGTGTGGACCCGATTGTCCCAATAGGATTGTACAAAAAGGCACACAGTATTCACTTTGCATCTTTCGAACCAGCAATGGCTGTGGCTGGGGTGTAAAAAcccttgtgaagattaaaagaatGACTTTTGTCATGGAATATGTTGGAGAGGTacgttcatttttatttcctagcAAGTAATGGTCATGAATGTTTATGCTTTTGAAAAGTTGTCTTTTTACCTCAGTAACATAACAATTTGgtatattttgttattatcatTTGCAAGTATGTGCAAATTTCAGGTTTGAGAAGGGTTCACTGGCGTCTTTAGAAATATAAACTTGAATGTgaacaaaaaattataatgacAAATGAAGTACAGTCATCTTTCAACAAGCACCCATTCATAGTCATTGAAATTGGCATTTGTAAATCTTAAAATATGACAACTGTTTTTACACAGAAGTCCTAAGAAAATCAGATCTAAGTATATCCTTACTTGGAatcttttaaattgtaatttaCTTCATCCGTTTGACCAAGTATGATTGATTAAGTGTAGTTGGCAAAACTCAATTTTATATCAACATGAAAGATACTGTAGAGTAGATGAATGCTTTATCAGCAAGTACTGCagaatatacataaaacatttattgcatCCACTGGTAAGAAAATCCAAACTCTTTGTGTCTGTAACTCAGCTACAAAGACCATTCTCTAAATTACCAAGTAataagcaaattaatttttatacatatatgtacatgtacagAAAATAGTATTTACCTTGTGCTGCAtactattctaagcattttgttttaactcattaattctctcaacaactctatgaggtagtgATACTCTCTTCATTATTagacatggggaaactgaggcccagagaaatgaagcaaCTTGCCTTAGGTCACTTAGTAAagaagagccaggattcagaACCAGGGCTCCAAATCAGTGCACTTCACCATGCTGCACTGGTGTACCCCACTTGCTCTAACTGCTGGATTGAGCTGTGGCTAGAAAAATGTGGGTGTGACTGCGTAGCTGGGGTTGTCAAAtcagacattttaaaagttgtttggaATTGGATCACCTTTAATTATTGGTATTCATCCAAAATTCTGGGATTAAGTTGGATCCTCATTTTGATCCTTACATTTTAGACAATGGCAGATTATTACAAAACACTATTCAAGACACTAACTCTTTATAATCAAATTGTTCTCTTTTTTGGCTTAATGATTGAGGCAGCTGAATTTGGTTGACACCATGAATCACTTGAGGTATTTCGGGTTTCATAAACTAAGCATGTGGTAAAGCTGTGTTCTTCAGAGCAGAACTGTACAGATGATGGTTATGAGCTACAGAATTTCATGAAAACCACCTATTCTACAAAATTAAACTTTCCATACAGGTGACTGCAAATTTAACATACCTTCTCTCATGTATTTGTAATAGATTTCCATTTGTAACTGCACACAGATTCGTTATAGGATAAATATGCCTTTAGAGCATTTAGAACATACATACTTGTAAATTTAGCCCTTTACATTCCGTCACATCCTACAGAGAGCCGTAGTTGTAGCTTTCCGAACATGCCAGTAAACTAGAATGAAACTAGTGTCCCGTTTTAGCTTGTTCATCGTTGGGTTGTCCCAGGTCTCATTCAGACAGTCCCACTTCTTTGGCACCATCACTTTTTCCCCACCTCTTTCATCTGACTCTTCTGGAGTAGTTTGTGTGAATGTTTTGATGACACCTTTCTTTTTATGCACTTGAAGGCATTAATATGTTAATTAGTAGATTAATGGATGAGTGTTTCTTCAGTTCAGCAGTAGCTATATAATACAGTATAGTTTCTTTTTAGGTAATCACAAGTGAAGAAGCTGAAAGACGGGGGCAGTTATATGACAACAAAGGAATCACTTATCTCTTTGATCTGGACTATGAATCTGATGAATTCACAGTGGACGCAGCTCGATATGGAAATGTGTCTCATTTTGTGAATCACAgtgtaagatatttttaaagtacagacaGGACTAATTCACTTAGTGTTTTAAAAGATCTTCCATAGTTGAGGAATAATTATCTTTAAGCTATATACTCTTTCAACTTGCAAAGTATTTTAGTATGAAGGACTCTTCTGTTAACTCCTGGTATTATTGCTCTATTAGGAAAATTCATTGAGGTGCCTACCATATACCATGCATTTTGCAAGAATCTTTacatatgttatttcatttaagctTTCAACAACTTTATAAGATAGGTATTCTCCTCCTATAGAAATTAATGGGCAGAGGAGTTGAGGTAAGTTCAAGAATTATGGGTTTCTTACAGAAGTTAACACAGCTAAATTTTAGGATATACAACTAAAGTTAGATAGCCGTATTCTCTTAAAATGTaaacatgttaacatttttatagaatttaaGATTTTGTAGAGTATTGAAGTGTATCTGGGGctgtttttctaaattataaatagtATCCTTAATTCCTGTTTGAAAAGAACTTAGAATGCAGTTGGAATCTTAAATCCATAATCTTATGCTTTATAAAAACCATTTCCAAAAATAAGGAGGTTAAGCGTTACCGGGCACCTACAAAATGCCAGGTGGATAACATAATATTATTAGGCTTGTGAGACTgacattatctccattttatagattacaAGGAAAATGTGTCTCAGAGAGTAAGTTATGTAGCTGACCATATAAGGAAGTAGATTGTTAATCTTTTGATGGATTTTATACCAAGAAACTAGTTTATGATTAGTAGTGAAATGTCAGAGATCTTCTGActcctttgttttctgatttacttaaacatttactttaattttttcttagtgATAAATTTGAGATACTCTCAAAATAGATATATTCTAATCAGGCACCATTAAACACTTATTTTGACTTGTTAGTATGATTCACTGGATCTTTCTTGCGTGTTCCAGAATTTAGTGTAGCGTTCTTAAAATACCAagtaatttcaaataaaagtttaGGAAGTGGAACTCCGTGCAATATGAAATTTGAGTTCTACAGtgctgatttgatttttttttttaaagttactctaGTTCTTTAAATACACCTTACTAAAACAAAATACAGGTGAGATGATACTGTTATCTAAGATTTTCATATAAGATTCTCCAAAAACAGTTAAAAAGTTAAGACTACATGAAACAAGATTGACAAACACgttaataattgttgaatctGCATCGTAGATATACGTGGACTTATTTTCTCTAGCTTTCTGTATGTCTGAAATTTTCTGTAagggaaaacagtatttttaactcTGCATGCCTCAAATTCCTCAAACGACAAGCAACTTACTTGCTAGCAGATCTTAAACTAATACTCTGGGAAATTAGAGATTGTGTATGGTATGTAGAAGAGCTCGTTCATGGCATTTTTACTTAAGTGAGTTCTAATGTTCCTTTCTAGTGTGACCCAAATCTTCAGGTGTTCAATGTTTTCATTGATAACCTCGATACCCGTCTTCCCCGAATAGCATTATTTTCCACGAGAACCATACATGCTGGAGAAGAGCTCACTTTTGATTATCAAATGAAAGGTATGGTTTTTAAGTACAGTCTCATAGGTGTTAAGTTGTTACAGAGTGAAGTATCTAACCAGAATAGGAAAACCCTTAGAGCTCCTAATactaaggatgaaaaaaaaaattagactatCTGAATGTATGTTTTTTACTCAGGGGCACGAAGCTAATCTGATAGAGCTAATGCTAGAATCCACGTCTACCTGACCTGGCGCCGAGTCACGCTCTGGCTTCTATTCCACATTGCTGCCTGCTTTTTTCAGAACTTCCATATGGAAGCTTATTTATTAGAACATCTTTTCCCAATGttacttgtatttaaaaatttttaagcctacatttctgaatatttactaagagatatatattcaaaagattaaaaatatgatttaaatcaTATGTGAACCTATTACATTCCTACTTGAATTTGACTTTTAAGAAGAACATTTAATTCTACTTGCTTTACTGTGACAGTgtaagtgttttgttttcctaagtaTGATGCCCTTTACATATTGTTATTACTTGAACTTGCTTTATGGCTCTTAAAGTAATGTATGACATGAATGCTTGTACATTAGATTTTAAGAATAAGTTTGATCATTTCAGAGATCCATTCTTACAAATTGGGGCTATTGACATACATTTTACCTCTTATTAGCCCACGCCACCCTTTCAAGGCAATTCTAATAATTTGGCTCtgaatattcaaatttatttacaacAGATAGAAAACTTGAACTCATTCTGAATTGTCTTAACTCTGTctcctatatttatttttctatgctttcaGGTTCTGGAGATATATCTTCAGATTCTATTGACCACAGCCCAGCCAAAAAGAGGGTCAGAACTGTGTGTAGATGTGGAGCTGTGACTTGCAGAGGTTACCTCAACTGAATTTTCAGGAAATAGAGGTGATGGTGAttgtagttttttcttcttctaatgttaacattttaaaaaaaacaaatatttgggaCTCTCTTCACATTACCAAGATTATACATTGTGTTAATTTACAATTCATGTTTCAAGCTATTGGCCAAATGCATTACTGACACTTCGAAGAGAGGAACACAGGGTCACACAGACTAACTCAAAATACCCAGTGGCCAAATTTAGTTTGAATTATAATTGTCACAGGTTCAAAGATATAATTGTaccattctttttaaaagaagtcagTGTTTTACAGTCTAGTTATGTGATCTGTCTGTTCtgtatgttaaaaatgtaaaaccagagGGCAaagggaaaatgtctattttcagTAAACTCGTTTTGTCTTGTCCTTATTCGTAGAAATGTAATGGGCCTTTGCGACTTTAAATACCTGCATTACCCTTAGGTTGTTAAAAAGATGAACTTAagcaataaaatagaaactatttAAACAAAGCTGTTAGGAGCTTTAACTATTTTAAGTCAACATTAGCTTCTTTAAATTGGTTTCCTGAATTGTGAGAATTTGTTCTCtcaatataaagcaaatattcaaGGGTAATATTTAGATCAAGTTTAAACTGTAAATTAATCCACTGTATGAGTTATATTGATGCATTGTTTTCA
It contains:
- the SUV39H2 gene encoding histone-lysine N-methyltransferase SUV39H2 isoform X1 — translated: MAAAGAEARGGEGWRTAPHAVPRPPGKFPGPRKRGRDARADRSATRRDAASRAADTAAPRRAPPAPPWPWPRPRPLTLLATRPARCPQSPPAPGPCEVRPARPAPGPPPSRPAAIPRTRRPGPGCRSRPRPLPARQLCEGIRAAREAPCAARADSCAARAWCVPCLVSLDTLQELSRKEKLTCKSIGITKRNLNNYEVEYLCDYKVVKDMEYYLVKWKGWPDSTNTWEPLQNLKCPLLLQQFFNDKHNYLSQVQKGKAVTLKENHSSLQPAIAEYIVRKAKQRIALQRWQDELNRRKNHKGMIFVENTVDLEGPPLDFYYINEYRPAPGISLVNEATFGCSCTDCFFEKCCPAEAGVLLAYNKNQQIKIPPGTPIYECNSRCQCGPDCPNRIVQKGTQYSLCIFRTSNGCGWGVKTLVKIKRMTFVMEYVGEVITSEEAERRGQLYDNKGITYLFDLDYESDEFTVDAARYGNVSHFVNHSCDPNLQVFNVFIDNLDTRLPRIALFSTRTIHAGEELTFDYQMKGSGDISSDSIDHSPAKKRVRTVCRCGAVTCRGYLN
- the SUV39H2 gene encoding histone-lysine N-methyltransferase SUV39H2 isoform X2, whose protein sequence is MAAAGAEARGGEGWRTAPHAVPRPPGKFPGPRKRGRDARADRSATRRDAASRAADTAAPRRAPPAPPWPWPRPRPLTLLATRPARCPQSPPAPGPCEVRPARPAPGPPPSRPAAIPRTRRPGPGCRSRPRPLPARQLCEAWCVPCLVSLDTLQELSRKEKLTCKSIGITKRNLNNYEVEYLCDYKVVKDMEYYLVKWKGWPDSTNTWEPLQNLKCPLLLQQFFNDKHNYLSQVQKGKAVTLKENHSSLQPAIAEYIVRKAKQRIALQRWQDELNRRKNHKGMIFVENTVDLEGPPLDFYYINEYRPAPGISLVNEATFGCSCTDCFFEKCCPAEAGVLLAYNKNQQIKIPPGTPIYECNSRCQCGPDCPNRIVQKGTQYSLCIFRTSNGCGWGVKTLVKIKRMTFVMEYVGEVITSEEAERRGQLYDNKGITYLFDLDYESDEFTVDAARYGNVSHFVNHSCDPNLQVFNVFIDNLDTRLPRIALFSTRTIHAGEELTFDYQMKGSGDISSDSIDHSPAKKRVRTVCRCGAVTCRGYLN
- the SUV39H2 gene encoding histone-lysine N-methyltransferase SUV39H2 isoform X3; protein product: MEYYLVKWKGWPDSTNTWEPLQNLKCPLLLQQFFNDKHNYLSQVQKGKAVTLKENHSSLQPAIAEYIVRKAKQRIALQRWQDELNRRKNHKGMIFVENTVDLEGPPLDFYYINEYRPAPGISLVNEATFGCSCTDCFFEKCCPAEAGVLLAYNKNQQIKIPPGTPIYECNSRCQCGPDCPNRIVQKGTQYSLCIFRTSNGCGWGVKTLVKIKRMTFVMEYVGEVITSEEAERRGQLYDNKGITYLFDLDYESDEFTVDAARYGNVSHFVNHSCDPNLQVFNVFIDNLDTRLPRIALFSTRTIHAGEELTFDYQMKGSGDISSDSIDHSPAKKRVRTVCRCGAVTCRGYLN